The DNA region CGGTTGTTGATCCGGCGAGAACCACTGACCGCCATCGGCAGCCTCGATCAAGTTCCCCGCTGCGATACTCGCGTCCATCCGATCCCGCACTTTGGGATTTTGGAGCCACGGCTCTTCCAACCGGAGCGGTATCTCTTGCGCGGCGCATTGGAGATGAGCGTCGAGGACATTCGCATTGTTGCTATTGATGTTCGCCGATTCAAATGGACGGGAAAACAGTTCTTCGGGATGCCGAAGCAAATATTGGTCGAGGGCATTCGGAGAAGCGACCAACGCAACCATTGCCTCAGAGTCACCCCTCCCCACTCTACCCCACCGTTGCCAAGTCTGTGCGATCAGACCGGGAAATCCGCTAAGGATACAGACATCCAAGCCACCAATATCGATACCCAATTCGAGCGCAGAAGTGGAAATCACCCCTAATAAATCGCCGGTTGCCAACCTGCTTTCGATCTCGCGGCGTTCCTCCGGCAAGTAGCCGGCACGGTACGCGGAGATTTTATTGGCAATAGATGGAGCGGATTCGGCAATCGCTTGATACATCCGCTCGGTTTCCTGACGCGACCGGGTGAATACCAATGTCCGCAATCCGTTAGTCACAGATAATGTGAACAACCGTGCCGTTTCCGTGAAAGCGCTGGTTTCTTCGGGATTAAACAACATGACATTGCGGGCGGGACGCGGCGCGCCGGACTCTTCAATAGCGACGGTATCGCCGCCGAACAACATTTCGCCTAATTGTTGCGCGTTGGCAATGGTCGCGCTGGTCGCGAGGAATTGCGGTTTCGCGCCATACCGTTCGCAAACTCGACGCAAGCGGCGGAACACCAACGCCATGTGGGTGCCGAATAAACCGCGATAGGTGTGAAGTTCATCGACTACAATCAGCGATAGCGATGCGATAAAATCTTTCCACAAAGCGTGATAGGGAAGAATCCCCAGATGCAGCATATCCGGCGTTGTAAACAAGGCGTGAGGCGGCGTTTTACGAATCAGTTTCCGCTGTGGATCAGGGGTGTCGCCATCGTAGATCAAAGCTCTGGGCGGATTTCCCAATGGCATCAGCTTGGTAAACTGCTCCCATTTTCGCAGTTGATCATTCTCTAACGCTTTCAACGGGTACATGAAAATCGCTCGACCGTTTTTCGTCAGCGCAGATTCGATTACCGGAATGAAGTAGCTGAGAGTTTTTCCCGAGGCGGTGGGCGTCGCGATGACAACGCTCTTCCCTTCGCGGATTCTTCGTAATGCTTCGACTTGATGGGAATAGAGCCGGAAGATACCTTGCGATTGCAGCGCGGTTAAAACGGGCGGCAGTAACAACGGATCGTCTTCGAATCGTACCGGCGAACCGGGGAGCCGCTCGTGCATCGCGAGGATTTTACCGAGCGAAGGGTGGCTCTTTATCTGGGAAATTAACATTTGCAGCCGCTCAGACATATTGGCTCAACGGCACGGTAACAGTACCGGGGAAGGGGCGGGGTCGTAAATGGACGTGGGCATGTTCGGGAATCTTCCGCTGTTCCCAATCCAATACGCCGTGAATGCCGAACAACTCGATCAACATCTTCGCTAAGGTGTTTTTCTCATGATCGTTGAACGAAGGGCGATGCGCTTTCAATACAACCATCGGCGTTTGACAAATAATACAATCAACGACAATGAATTGCTCATTCTCGTAATGCAGCGTCGATTTTAATTCACGCAGTGAGTGCAGCCGGCAAAGATCGCAGGATTCGTTCATAACCACTTTTCCATTCGATACCAATCAATCGTTTCCTGCAACGCAATTTTCAGGGACGTGCGGTTCGTCAATCCAGTAAGATGGCGAAACGCGGTATCGTCGCATCGCCAATCGCTGTAAGATAACTCCAAAATTTTGTCGCGATTCAGTAACGCCGGTTTTCCGGTAAAGTTCGTTGCAAATTCACTGAAATTCGCGACCAATTTCGCAAAGGTTTCCGGCATTGTGACGACGCGATACTTAACTTGCAGCGCTTCGGCAGCGGCAGCCCGGAATTCTTCCCAATCGGTGTCGCCCGACTTCACAAAATTGATTTGGTTGCGGCAAGCGTCGGAATCCATCACTGATAGAATCGCTTCGATAAAGTCGGTCACATAGATCCAACTAAATTGTCGCTTTACATTGCCAATTCGGGTTGACCAGCCACGGGACAATACCCGAAAGAACACGAAAATGTCTTTTTCCCGGGGTCCAAACACCGCTGGCGGTCGTAATACTGTCCACCAGAGTGAATTACCCGCAGCAAGTACTACTTCTTCCTGCGCCCGTTTCGATTTGCCATACCAGCTTATCGGTTGCGCCGGATCGTCGTCAGTAAGTGGTACGCTTCGTCGGGCAGGACCAGCCGCCGCTTGCGATGAGCACAGTAATAGTTTTGGTGGAACCGATCTGGTTTGGATAGCAGTAAGGAGATTTTCTGTACTCTTACGATTGATCGCCGGGAGCTGCGATTGATTGGTTGCACGCAACGCCGCTGCCAAATGAATCACCCAATCGCATCCGTCGATGGCGCTTGAAATCGAATCAATCCTATCGTAATTGCAGGAAATGTATACTTTTTGTGGGGACTGCGAAGTCGTTTGCGTTGCAACTCCGGACGAACTGGCAACTTTATCGCGGGTAAGAATTCGTACGGAATCACCGCGTGCGAGCAATGCTTCGACAAAGTGGGAGCCGATAAATCCGGTGCCGCCTGTCACGGCAATTTTCACCGCAAATCCTTGGTGTAAATCCGATACCGTTTATACAATTTCGCATTGAGATTCTCGAGGATTTGATTCATCATCGTATTGTCTTCGAGAATCCATGAGAGTTCGGCAGCTTGGTAACCCAATCGATTTGCGGCTTCAATCGCCGCATGATAGAGCAGCACATCAATACCGCGGCTGCGATACTCCGGCAGTATTCCCATCACCAACATTCGTAACTGAGTGATGGTCTTGGCGACTTTGATATGCCACAGCAGTTTCAACCAACCGAATGGCATCAGTTTTCCATCGCGGATATATCTCATCGCTTGGTAGTAGTCGGGAAGCGTTAATGAGAAACCAACGGGTTTATCGTCGATAAAGGCGAAAATGCAAAGGTCGGGTACGACAATTGGTTTCAATGCTTTCGCGAGATGGTTCATCTCAGCATCGGTCATTGGGAAGAAACCCCAGTTTTTTTCCCATGCCATATTATAAATCGTCTTAACTAACGCGACATCTTCTTCAAATCGATCCATGTTAAGCGAGCGGATAACCGCCTTTGTACGCCGTTGAATTAGCTCAGCGCCGCGGCGGTATCGTTCGGAAACGTTGGCTTGCACAAACCACCAGGCGTACAAATCTTTTGCCTTCGTGTGACCGGCATTTTCCACCAACTTGAGATAGTATTCCGGATTCCATGTCATCATGATAACGGGCGGTTGATCAAAGGCATCGATCAGCATGCCACACTCGTCATTGGTGGAGGGATTCATCGGGCCGAGAATCTTGTCGCGTCCCCGCTGTAACACCCATTGTTCTGCCGCGTGAAACAGCGCGTTTGCAACTTCCTGATTGTCAGTACACTCGAAGTAACCCCAATGTCCGACATTCTCATCGTGACATTCGTTATGAGCATGGTTATCGATTGCGGCAATTCGTCCGACCAGTTCGCCGTCTTTCTTGGCGAGAAAGAGTTGGCGCTCCGCCCGTTGCCAAAAAGGATTCGCAGTGCGGTCAAGTACTTTTAGTACATCCGATTGCAACTGATTGGCGAACTGAGGATACTTCGCATTTAAGCGAAACCCCAGTTCGACAAACGCCCGATCCTCGACCGGGCGTTCTACAGGAATGATTTCGATAGTACTCATTCTAAGTTTTCCAATCACTTACTAATATCGATACACTACTTCCCAAAACGAAATCTCAATCACAATACTCGCAACTCGCGCGCCACCTTCACAATCGCATCGACAGCACGGTCGATTTGATCAAATGTATGCGTCGCCATTAGCGATAATCGAATGAGTGCTTCTCCCGGATCGACCGCGGGCGACACTACAGGATTTACGAAAACACCTTCCTCTTGTAAGCGGTGGCAAAAAGTAAATGAGGTCATATCGTCACCGACCACGACTGGCACTATCGGCGTTTCACTCGTAAGTGTATTGAAATTGTAAGTATGGAGAGCGGAATGCAAATGATGCGTGTTTGCCCACAACTTTTCGCGGCGCTCCGGTTCACGTTGCATAATTTCGAGCGCTTTC from bacterium includes:
- a CDS encoding NAD(P)-dependent oxidoreductase; the protein is MKIAVTGGTGFIGSHFVEALLARGDSVRILTRDKVASSSGVATQTTSQSPQKVYISCNYDRIDSISSAIDGCDWVIHLAAALRATNQSQLPAINRKSTENLLTAIQTRSVPPKLLLCSSQAAAGPARRSVPLTDDDPAQPISWYGKSKRAQEEVVLAAGNSLWWTVLRPPAVFGPREKDIFVFFRVLSRGWSTRIGNVKRQFSWIYVTDFIEAILSVMDSDACRNQINFVKSGDTDWEEFRAAAAEALQVKYRVVTMPETFAKLVANFSEFATNFTGKPALLNRDKILELSYSDWRCDDTAFRHLTGLTNRTSLKIALQETIDWYRMEKWL
- a CDS encoding N-acetyltransferase yields the protein MSTIEIIPVERPVEDRAFVELGFRLNAKYPQFANQLQSDVLKVLDRTANPFWQRAERQLFLAKKDGELVGRIAAIDNHAHNECHDENVGHWGYFECTDNQEVANALFHAAEQWVLQRGRDKILGPMNPSTNDECGMLIDAFDQPPVIMMTWNPEYYLKLVENAGHTKAKDLYAWWFVQANVSERYRRGAELIQRRTKAVIRSLNMDRFEEDVALVKTIYNMAWEKNWGFFPMTDAEMNHLAKALKPIVVPDLCIFAFIDDKPVGFSLTLPDYYQAMRYIRDGKLMPFGWLKLLWHIKVAKTITQLRMLVMGILPEYRSRGIDVLLYHAAIEAANRLGYQAAELSWILEDNTMMNQILENLNAKLYKRYRIYTKDLR